In the genome of Ovis canadensis isolate MfBH-ARS-UI-01 breed Bighorn chromosome 21, ARS-UI_OviCan_v2, whole genome shotgun sequence, the window GTGTCAGAAGCGGTAAAATTTCTGAATCAGAGGTGACCTCTTACAATAAAatactgaattatttttctacttaagTGTTCTTATTGCTATGATGACTTGTCTGGAAATTAATGAAAAGTTCTGTAGCATCAAGATCACTCATAAATTCCTCAGTTGGAATTTATGTCTGTGCAACAGGAAAAGAACTGATCTGCAAACCAGAAGACCAGGATTCTATTTTTGGTTCTACCATTAACTAAGGAAATTTATGTATCGAGGCTCTCAGCCTGTGAACCTGGCCCTTCAATGAAAGGTGAAGGATTTGGAAGTAAGTAGAAAGATATGAAtagttaaaattacattttaaaatacatattagaGGAAAACTGTTaggataaaatacaaagaaatgttcTAAACCATTGTaattttccaaatgtttattttttttagtattgtcATGTGTTTCTTTGTAGTGACAAGTAGTAAAAtccttaaaacaaaaaatgtgcaTGTGTTTAAAGAACAGAAGAGTGGAGGCTGTAAAACATAAACCTATTTCAGCATCTGCCCATCAAAGTGGGAGATCAGGAAAGAAAATATGGGTATTTATGTTTAGGGAAATGGAAAGCAATTAGTATAAATCCCTGGACTCTAGAGGAAGAATGAAATGAATGGGAAGGGTATGAATGCAGCTGACAGCATCAAGACAAGGCTTAAAGAACAGAAGTGACTACAGCAGATGCCCATTATCCTGGGGTATATCTTCCAAGACCCCCAGTGGGTGTCTGGAACTGCAAACAGTGTCAAACCtgaatctggtggctcagagtgtaaagaatctgcctccaatgcagaagaccccggtttgatccctgggttgggaagatcccctgcagaaggaaatgacaatccactccagtgttcttgcctgggaaatcctgtggacagaggaccctggagggctacagtccgaggggtcataaagagttggacacaactgagcgactaacactttatatatgtttttttttttcctatacatacaaacctatgataaagtttaacTTATAAACTGGTCACAGTAAGAGATCAacaataactaataataaaatagaacaataataacaacatgcTGTAACAAACGTTATATGAATGTGGTCGCCCTCttgctcttaaaatattttactgcacAGTTTAATGACTTTTCCATCCTAATTAAACACTTATCACACACTATGGTCCTAGCTTTTGTAGTTTGAGGTGTGGCAACAAAAcgagtataaatttatttttctttcttcatagtTTCTTGTGTATACGATTCATTATCAGTAACCTCAATAcagaactgatttttttcttaagttgaGAACTTTATCATTTAAAGGAAGCACTTTATGGCTTCACTATGGCTTATCTGTATTGGCAACATCACTTCTCTTGAGCTTTGGGTCCTTACTGAGTAAAAGAAAGTTTTCTTGAACATAAACACTGTATTCTTGGGACAGTGATTCATGTATGTGGCCAGACAGAGCTCGAGATTTCATCACACTACTCAGAAAGGCTGGCTGTTTAAAACTTAGGAATGATCtgtttctggaatttttcatttaatagttTCAGACCAAGCTTGGCCTGTGGGTGACTGAAACCACAGAACTGAATCCACTGAAAATGAAACTGTAGATAAGGGGGGAACTACTGTAGTTCTCTCTCGGTTAAGAGAACATTGGAAAAAAACAACCTTGCTGTAATGGGAGATACTGAGTTTTTGATGTTTATATGAAAATAGTGAGTGAAAATCAAACCATTATTTACATTTCATCCTTTAATACTTGATATGTTTAATATTTCAATTCAATCTTTGCTAACCTGGAAACAACTTCCGTGTAATTAAGGTTACTTGGTTAATGTCTTCTGGATTTCTAGCCAGAAAAGTCTAGTGACTCCAGAATTGCTTGTCAGGTGCAATTACAGTATCTCACATTAGAGATTCTTTTACAACAAATTCAGAGCACTGGTGACTGGCATCTCCTGCCATGGGAGcccatttaatattttctaacaGCTCATTCCACATTCGTTGTGAATGCTTACAGTTTCTACTTGGAGAACTTATTTTCAATCATTTGTATTGATAGGCAGGAAGTGAAggccagagaaggaagaaaataataaatccaTTATGAAAAATACTACTTAACTTCTGAAATACAGCTTTATTaatagcattattattatttgttttagtgCATTATTTATTCTCTGGTTCTTATCAAAAGGACTTAAGGTGGCTTACAAGAAAAATCATAAACACCTGGTAGGTAaaacataaaaggaaacaaaataaaatcagcaaaagaagaatgaaactatgTTATAAAATTTAACACAGTTTCTATAATAAATTTACCTATTTTTTCCCTTATCATTAGGAAATCTAGAGATTAGCAGAATCAAAATAAGTTATATATACCTTATTATTTCCAATGGAAAGGCAAGTTTATTGCTACctgaatttaaatgaaaattctaaCCAGCTTGCTTTTTCTAACagacaaatcaatcaatgttgtTGTTTTAGAAAAACATGTAGTGCCACATTTAAACTTGACTGTTTTTGTCTTACtgtctttttgtttccttttttctttaaaaactaaagctGATTTTTGTAGGGGCTAATGAGACATGATTCAAATTCATAGCCTTCCAGTCATCTAATAATACAAGAATGTCTGGATTCCAAAGGAATGTGTACaacaaggaaaatattaaaatcaaaccAGACTACGCATGAGATAGATCTTACCTTAAATATTACTCAAGTTAGAGTTTTGGTGTTGAGTGGAATTGGAGGTTATACTCTACAGAAAGGATATTGAGTTCTGATACTCTGTATTAAGCTGGgcttgcttaaatttttttttccattctccctTCCTTTTAGATATATACGGAAATACTTTTAACTGAGATTATGAGAAACAAAATATGTTCTCTGAACTCTTTCAAAGATTTAACGAGGGAGGAaatgtttggggaagaatggcaGTTCTGGCAGGGAATCCAGGCAGCCCAAGAATAAGATTGATGTCAGTAGTTCCTCTagtaattatatttcattataaacAGGAAAATATGAAAGCAGACATGGCTTTAAAACTTGGTGAGGTTAAGTGGTAGATCCATTCAGAGCACATTTGATTTCAACATGCCTTGGAAGCTACGGAAGAGAATTAGTCCTGAGAAATGGAGACTCCAACTTTGTCCAGCAAAGCTTGAGCTTTTCTCAGTTTTTCCTCAGAGTGAAGCTTCTCTTGGGAAATGCATTCCTCAGAGCTGATTTAACATCCTGATTTCTCAGGCTGTAGATCAATGGGTTCAGCATGGGGGTTACATGGTTATTCAATATCTGGATTATAGCACCAAGTAAGGCACTGGGATTGGGCTGTAGATAGATGATGATGACTGGCCCATAAGCACAGAGAATTGCAGTCACGTGTGCACTGCAGGTGGAGAATGCTCGCTTCCTGCCCTCTGCTGAGCGAATTTTTGATATGGCAATCCCAATGCGGGTGTAGGAAACAAGAAtgagaaaaaagcaaatgagagACAAAAGGCCAACATTTGTAAAACCTACCCTCTGGGCTAGAGATGTATCCCCACAGGCTAGAGGTAAGATGGCAGGTATGTCACAGAAGTAATAGCTCACCTTGTTAGAGCCACAGTAGGACAGCTGGAAGGTGAGGGACGTTAGGATAATGGCATGGATACAGCCACCCATCCAGGTCCCTGTGGCCAAGATGGTGCAGACTCTGTGATTCATTATGACCATGTATCTCAGAGGAAAGCATATGGCAAcaaagcggtcataggccatcactgtGTATAGGAAACACTCAGTACATCCCAAGAAGTGGTAGAAGAAGAGCTGGGTAGCACAACCCTGAAAAGAGATATCTTGACTCAGCCCTGAAAGGTACGACAGCATCTTGGGAGCAGTTGTTGATGAGAAACCTAGGTCAAACACGGagagatttgccaagaaaaaGTACATGGGTGTATGAAGCCGAGAGGAAGAGATGATAGCCAAAAGGATGAGCACGTTTCCCAAGACAGTGCACAAATATAATGATGAGAACAGGGAAAAAAGCACAGTCTCTAGGCCCTCTGTCTCAGGGATTCCCAGCAGGATGTATTCAGTCACCACTGTGTGATTTCTCATGTTTATGGGAGGATCAGCTCTTGGGTGTCTGTGAAAAGAAATCTGTGGTTAAAGCGAATACGTATGTGAATTGGCTGTGTTTAAGACAATGAAATGGAAATGCAGCAAATATTCTCAATGTAAACAGACTAGTGCTTCCCTTTAGAATTGCCTTGATTGGCCCGCTTCTCTCCATGCTGAATCTCTCTTTGCAGTGCAGTTTCTACTTGCAGTCTCACCAAGAAATCCTTACATGATAACTCTCCTGTCTTCCATGCTTCATATACACTGTTAAATTGTATTAATTTTGAATGCTgctttgtgattttaaaaggaCTAATTTAAAGATGCAAGAGGGTCCTATCCACGTTTCCTATATTCACCTAAGACAACTAGGTAACTTTAAATGTCCAAAATCATTTATGATCATATAAGTcacatatgggctttcctggaggctcagatggtaaagaatctgcctgtaatgcaggtttgatccgtgggtcaggaagatcctctggagaaggaaatggctatcattcctgtattcctgcctggagaatttcatggatagaggagcctggtggtctacagtccatggggtcacaaagagtcaaacaggactgaacaactaacactttcactttcaggggcttcccaggtgacactagtaaggaacccacctgccagtgcaggagacagaagagacctgggtttgattcctgggttgggaagatcccctggaggaggacacgtgagcccactccagtattctttcctggagaatcctatggacagaggagcctggtgggctacagttcagagggtctcaagagtcggacacgactgaggtgattagcatgcacgcatgcaagcCACACATACACAAGACAGACTCTTTCCCACATTATCTCCCTGGGTATGAGGGtcaacaatgagaagccagccAAAAGAGGGGTCTTTAACAGCCTTTAAAGAATAGAAAATTACATTAACAGGACTCATATGCTCTGGATTTTAGCACACATCAGTAATCAATAGCCTCCATTTCAGTCTCCAAAACCTGTAATAGTCTAACCAGATCCAGGCTAAAAAGCATTCTACTTTTATGGCAGTAGAAGACATAGGGGTAGGTATAGTAAAGACTCCTTTCCAATTTCCATCTTTTGAacatttctcatattttttcaaCTTGTTCTAACCTTTTCAGCACAGTAAGCTCTTTAAATCATACATTAACCCATGAATTCTACTGCCTAAGACCCCATCTAGCTCTAGctctatcttattttattttgatggtcatgacaggaaggagagggtgagagccaaaaatttttttaaatgaaggataaaTCTGGGCACTTACAAGGCAAACAGAACATAACTGACTGGTGGTATTGAATTAAATGTTACTttgctttccttctctgaaagaaGGAAGTAACCCTGTCCTGTGAAATTCCCTTCAACTTGCAGTCTGTTGATAGATCTTCAGAATTGTCTTTTTCAATAACTTTCAAATAGAATGTCAAAATCTGAGTGTGCTTTTCACTTTATAGTAATTTATGTCTGATCTAGGAACTGCAATAAATACCAAACACGGGAGATAGTAAGTAGCGTTGGTCTTCCTTTGGGTATTAATCCCCCAAGTCAGGGTTCTTATTAAGCAAGGGAGAAATTAACTGCTTGATATAATTAGACCTTACCAATGAAAcctaaagagaaagagagaggaggaaactgaTTAAAGAGGGAATCTTTTATGGTTTCCTTATAAAATATACTTCAGTGAATAATCATTTAAAACTTCATTTGgcacatatatcacatttatagATATATTTACTGGTTTTTCATGTGTATGTGTTGTTTtaatcaataaattattttactatttgtGATAATAGTATTGATTTATTGCAAGCAACAGTAACTGGGTTAgctcagaaaattaaagaaattgttGAAAAACTAGGCTCATGGAAGGATAGGAATTAGGGCAGCTCCTCATCAGTAAGAACTTGCGGTGCATTCTCTGGACCCTGCCAGCAGGTGATTCAGCCTCAGCTGCCCATTACTTCTGGGAGCCTCAGATTCAAATCTGATTTTCTTGGCTGAATCTCATGCCCACCTCTGTGGCCAGGGTACAGGGTACAGTGGGACAGAAATGGGCAGTCCTCCAAAGGGTAGGGAAAATAGAGGCCTAAGCtaggagaaaagggaggaagaaacaTGCTAAGAGgtggaaaagaattttaagctATAATTTGAAGTATGTGTTTTATTGTACTTGGCACTTAGGTAGTTACGTTATTCCaagtacatctggaatttctacttaaaaactaaacaatatttttattgcaCATCTAGCTGATGCTAAAAGGATGTCAAAGTTAATGATTCTAACATCCTATTTATCTCTGATTATCTTTAATGCTTTGAAGCATGGTGATCGACTTGAAAAAACTGTACAGACTGTCCAAATAaaaaaagatggtaacaatgccTTTGACTAGGGAATATACACCATTAAATTGACCTTGATGTGTAACCATGTATTTAGGGTTAGAATTAGAGTCaggagagggcttccctagtggctcagatggtaaagaaactgcctacaatgcaggagacctggattcaatccctgggttggaaagatctggagaagggcatggctaccaactccagtattcttgcctggagaattcaatgggaCAGAGGAGTGTCATGCAGACtcgagtcatggggtcgcaaagagccagacttgactgagcgactgtcactttcactAGAGTGAGGAAGGCTAGGaagacaaaataaatagaaaatggaaaaggcaTTGCATAactggagggaaagaaaggaagtatAAGAAGGAGGGGTGCTTGGAGGGCTTAAAGCAAGAATAAGAAATAATATGGGAATATTCTCATATATCAGagatgatgaaaggaaaaaaagctgaGGTAAGAGGTTTTGGTGTGTTTATGTAAAAGgtcaaatatgtattttaagaatTTCAGCAAAATTGCTATATTGAGTATAGTTGCATGATGATTTGAGATGGAATCCTTATCCTATCCACAAAAAGACTGTAAATTTACAGAAATTTACACAACATTCCTAAGACTTGTTTTACCTCTGTAATGTGATCTAGCACTTTTTGTAGATAGACTAGGTAATACTTGTGAAGAAAGTGCATTACACGGTGTTTGGTAATGAGTTAGGACACAAATGATAActccaggaagaccccctgaagccTGCCTTATGCTGGATTTCTGACTCTTCTCTGCCTACACCAGACTGAGGTATTCAACAAAGTAACAGTGATTTAACAGTGGGTTCAAGAGTAGATGAAGTTATAAGAAAAAGGAGTGAACTAGAAAACTCAAAAATCCCAGGATATGTGAGAATCAGATAAGCAggcttctttgtatttatttttgaaaaagtttttattttgtattggagtatagttgattaacagtgttgtgatagtttcaggcgaacagcaaagggactcagccatacatatacatgttttcattctcccccaaacttttGTCCCGTTCAGGCTAccatgtaacattgagcagagttccctgtgctatacagtagattatccattttaaatataacaatgtGTACATGTCCTTCCCAAAGgagcttcatttttaaatggtgGAAAAGCAATATAAAGCATaacatttaccatcttaaccattttaagtataTAGTTTAGTAGTATTATATGTATTCATTCTACAGTGCAACCAaacttcagaacattttcatcttgcaaaaggAAACTATATATATTAAACAACAATCTATCTtcctcttccccagcccctgggaaTCACCTTCCTACCTTCTTATCTGTCGTCTAACTACTCTAAACACCCAGTATAGCTGGAATCCTACAGTATCTGTCTTTTTGTagctgcttatttcacttaacataatctCCTCAAGCTTCATCCATCTAGTAGCATCCAACTGGgtcaatttccttcctttttaaagtgggaataatatttcatgtatgtatataccacattttgacTATTCATTTATTGTTAATGGACATGAACAGCTTTCACCTCTTGCCtgtctattgtgaataatgctgctttgaacatgcCATTCATATTAAATATGAATATTCAGAACCCTTTTGGATCTATACTCAAAAGTATAATTGGTGAATCATAGGGTAATGttagttttaaatttatattgaggaatctccacactgttttccatagtggctgtaccattttatagtttccaccaacagtgcacaatggttccaatttctccacatttccccctcaccttttttttttagtaaaagccATTTTAATGGCTTTGAGTGACATCTTATTGtgaatttgatttgcatttacctaGCAGAGTGTCTTTTAAGTCCTTTACACCATTTTAAATCAAgttacttgttttttttaaatttatttttaattgaaggaatattgctttacaatactgtgttggtttctgccatacatcaacatgaatcagccataggtatacatatgttctctccctcttgagcctccttcctccctccctccccatcctgtccctctaggttgtcacagagcatcttTCTGagctccctgaatcatacagcaagtTGTCACTGTCCATATATTTCACacatgataatgtatatgtttccatgctattccCTCCATTCGTCCCACCACTCATTCCCTGCCTCTGTGTcaatgagtctgttctctatgtctgcatctccattgctgccctgcaaataggttcgtcAGTACcagctttctagattccatatattctCATGAATATATGAGATGCATTTttctctgagttacttcactgtgtagaataggctctaggttcatccatctcattagaactgtctcaaattcattctttttatggttgagtaatattctgttgtatatatgtaacacagcttctttatccattcatctgttgatggacataaaGACTGCTTCCATgtgctattgtaaattgtgctgcaatgaatatttcagaacttgtgttttttttttttttcaattatggttttcacagggaatatgcccagtagtggaactgttggatcatatggtgattttattcacaattttaaaggaatctccatactgcccTATAGAGTATccatatcagtttacattcccaagaACAGTACAAGaaggttccctttactccacattCCTCCAAGCTTTCACTGTTATAGATcttttcatgatggccattctgaccagtgtatgatatctcattgtagttttgatttgcatttctctaataatgagtgatgttgagcattttttcatgtgtttattagccacctgtatgtattctttggaaaaatgtctgttgaggttttctgcccactttttggaatcaagttctttgtttttgttgttgtgttgttgatggagtgagattttttttttaatttttatttttactttattttactttacaatactgtattggttttgccatacactgacatgaatccaccacaggtgtacatgcgttcccaaacatgaacccccctcccacctccctccccataacatccctctgggtcatccctgggcaccagccccaagcatgctgtatcctgcctaggacatagactggcgattagattcttacatgatagtatacatgtttcaatgccattctcccaaatcatcccaccctctctctctccctctgagtccaaaagtccgctatacacatttTAAGAACTGgtgtttgcttgtgtgtgtgagcatgtatgttttaagtaaaattttttgtTGTGTGCTATACTAAAGTATTAGATACAGGAAAGATTTAAACTGATTTAACTGTTTTGCAATGCCAGCCATCACAACACTGATTTGAGAATTGAGAAAAAGTGGTtagagttcattcagatttggTTTTCACATTTCCTCAACTTTAAGAGGATATGTATTTATTTCAGTGTACATGGTTGTTCTGTTTCCCAGTTATTGAAATTATGTTTATGTTCatcataaataaaaatgcaattacATCAAATTTAAAAGGTTAAGTGATACccattcattcacttaataaaCTCATATATAGCACTTACTAGATCATTGAGCCATGTCCTGTGGATACAACAGTGAATAAGACAAATGTGAGGAAGCATTTTCTAtgatctatttattcatttaaaagggagtggagtttggaggagagtgatacatatatatgaatggctgagtccctttgctgttcacctgaaattatcacaacatagttgactggctatactccaacaaaaaatgaaaaaaaattaaaataaagcaaacaaaaaagaagaaatagattatCTTATGTGCAGggaagaaatagagacacaggtaTAGAATAGATATATGGCTACCAAGTCGAAAATGGGGAGtggtggtgggatgaattgggagattgggaatgACATATAAATACTATTGATATTATGTGTAAGATATATAACTGATAGGAACCTACactgtagcacaaggaactctactcagtgccctgcggtgacctaaatgggaagggaatccaaaaaagaagggatatatgagTGGatataaagaacccacttgccaatggaggagatacaggagacatgagtttgatccctgggttaggaagatcccctggaataggaaatggcaacccactccagtattcttgtctggagaagcccatggacagaggagccttgtaggttatagtccatggggttgcaaagagtcggacatgactgatgcagcTTAGCACATGCGTGGGTATGGCTGATTAATTTAAGGtacagaagaaatgaacacaaaaaAGCTATActacaataattattttttaaaaaaagaagaaataggagAATGGTGTTACAAGACAATAAATCTAAAATCCTTCACAAAACTCATAATTTAGTCCAGAGCAGTAAATACTACATTATAGAATATCCTTTTTAGTGAGCTTTTCACCTCCTTGTTCCTTAAAGAATAGATTAATGAGTTCAGCATGGGTGAgacaatattatttaatatttgcacCGTGGCACTGAGAAAAAGGTTGGGTGTGGGCTGCAGATAGATGATGATTACAGGTCCATAGGCACAGAGAATGGCAGTGAGGTGGGCACTGCAGGTAGAGAAAGCTTTCTTCCTACCCTCTGCTGAACGGATCCTCAAAATGGCAAACCCAATGCGTATGTAGGAGGCACAAATACTCAACCAAAGTGTTAAAGCCAGAAAGCCAACATTAGTGGAACCCACTGTCTGGGCCAGGGAGCTATCAGCACAAGCCAGGGGTAAGACAGCAGGAATGTCACAGAAGAAGTGGTCCACTCTATTGGGGCCACAGTAGGGTAGCTGAAAGGTAAAGGATGTCAGGATAGTGGCCTGAAGACAACCTACCAACCAAGCTGCCATGACCAAACCAACACAGACTCTAGGTCTCATGATGAGCATATACCTCAGTGGGTGACAGATGGCAACAAAGCGATCATAAGCCATCACAGAATAGAGGTAGCCTTCTGTAGAACCCAGGAAATGATAGAAGAAGAGCTGAACAGCATATCCCTTATAAGATATGGCTCGGCTCTGGCCAGAGAGATAGAATAGCATCTTGGGACAGGTGACAGAGGGGAACAGCATGTCCAAAATCGATAGGAGTCCCAAGAAGAAGTACATGGGCGTGTGAAGGGTTGAGGAAGAGACAATTGCTAGAAGAATGAGCAAATTTCCCAGCAGGGTGAAGAGGTAAATAAATGAGAAGATGAGAAGGAGCACAGTCTCCAGTCCCTCTGTCTGAGGTATTCCCAGTAGGATGAACTCATTCAGCTCTGTGTGATTCCTCATGTTCTTGGGAGGAAGGTCTAGGGGAGACAAAAGACAGGAAAGCATGACTGCGGAGGCTGTGACAGACACAATAGACAGAATACCAATACATTCATCGTCACTCtgaatccaaaaagaaatcaattctcaatattcactggaaggactgttgctgaagctgaaaaattttggccatctgatctgaagagccaactcattggaaaagaccctgatgctgggaaagattgaaggaaaaagaagagcgtggcagagagtgagatggttagatagtatcaatGACTCAATAGACTTGAACAAAttttgggagatagtggagggtaGAGGAGACAgtcatgctacagtctatgggatggcataagagtcagacatgacttagtgacactAACAACTAGAACCTTTGTTTAAACACCAAGATGATGAGGTTAATTAGAAATTCTACCAAGGACATTGAGGGGCTAGGAAGTACttttctgatggctcagttgTATTGAATtcaccagcagtgcaggagaagtgggagacttgagttcgatccctgggtctggaagatcccctggagaaggaaatggcaacccattccagtattcctactGGGAAAATCCTACACACActgaagcctagcaggctatagtctatggggtaacGGAAgggtcagataggacttagcgactaaactacaacAACTTTATGGCAGTAGACAGCCCAGGAGTACGCATATTAGAGACTCCTTtccaattttcatttttgaaCACATCTCATATCTTTtccaaattgttttaattttcccaAACAGTGAAGTCATTGAATCATAGATCAATCCATGAATTCCACTGCCTAAAACCCTATTTAGCTCTAGTTCTgttcttactttattttattttggtgattattatgggtgggagagggtgagagtcaatattttttaaaaaatatagcacAAAAT includes:
- the LOC138427236 gene encoding olfactory receptor 10N1-like, yielding MRNHTELNEFILLGIPQTEGLETVLLLIFSFIYLFTLLGNLLILLAIVSSSTLHTPMYFFLGLLSILDMLFPSVTCPKMLFYLSGQSRAISYKGYAVQLFFYHFLGSTEGYLYSVMAYDRFVAICHPLRYMLIMRPRVCVGLVMAAWLVGCLQATILTSFTFQLPYCGPNRVDHFFCDIPAVLPLACADSSLAQTVGSTNVGFLALTLWLSICASYIRIGFAILRIRSAEGRKKAFSTCSAHLTAILCAYGPVIIIYLQPTPNLFLSATVQILNNIVSPMLNSLIYSLRNKEVKSSLKRIFYNVVFTALD
- the LOC138426711 gene encoding putative olfactory receptor 10D4, with product MRNHTVVTEYILLGIPETEGLETVLFSLFSSLYLCTVLGNVLILLAIISSSRLHTPMYFFLANLSVFDLGFSSTTAPKMLSYLSGLSQDISFQGCATQLFFYHFLGCTECFLYTVMAYDRFVAICFPLRYMVIMNHRVCTILATGTWMGGCIHAIILTSLTFQLSYCGSNKVSYYFCDIPAILPLACGDTSLAQRVGFTNVGLLSLICFFLILVSYTRIGIAISKIRSAEGRKRAFSTCSAHVTAILCAYGPVIIIYLQPNPSALLGAIIQILNNHVTPMLNPLIYSLRNQDVKSALRNAFPKRSFTLRKN